A region of the Primulina eburnea isolate SZY01 chromosome 7, ASM2296580v1, whole genome shotgun sequence genome:
AACTACTTTCGGAACCAAGCGTGCTTCAGACACTTGATGTTAAGTTGGCAATGCAGTTCAATAGCAGCATTTTTGTTTCCTGAAACCATATGGTCTGGTCTTGGCCGTTCTTGGAGTTCGGTTCAAAAATACCAGAAAGAGAACAATCAATGCACTTCATGCTTAAAAGGGGTGGAACGTCCAATTTAACAGGTTCGGATTTCAGGGATGAATCCCACCATGAAAGGCCACTGAGACTCTGTAACGATTCCCCAGCCGCAGTCCAGAAATTCGCAACAGATGCCACGAGACTAGATTCAAACATGAAAAGATGATGCAACACTCCAGTGAGTAATAGGGAATATGCAGCACTAGTTTTGAACATACCGAAAGCTTGAAGTTCTTGTTCATATGTATTGGAATCAACAGATAACAAGTCATTTGCACGGAATTTATATGCAGACACCAGGGTGGTGTAAGCTTTTATTGAAAGATGATGAAACAGATGCAATTTTGGCTTCCGATGTAATTTTTCTTCCTTCCGTTTTAGATTCTCTTCCTCTTTGAGGCCATACATGAGTAAGATTTCAAGCTTCTCACAACATAGTTTAGGATCGCTGAATGATAAATAGTCTAAGATGGCTTCATCAAAAGCTTCGCTGAGTTTCTTGATCTCCTCATCTTTGTACAATTCGTGATCAGAAATCATGTTGGTACTATAAAGATTCGTGGAAGAAACCATCTACACAGGTAAAAATACAATGCCAACAGTGTCAGCTAAGCAAGATGGCAGGCACGTCCATTTGACAAGGACAATGAAATAACggaaatttattaatataataccTCAAGAGACTCAAGATTGTTCGCAGATTTGACATAATTTCGAAAAATCAAGAAACATGCACGCTCATCATGCCAGAAAATTCATGCAAAAACCAGGCCTTCTTCAATAAGTAATTCTGATCACACATGCCATTCTTTAAGATTTTCAACGATGATCAGCTCCTTTCTTATGCCTGCCCACCATTCTTTTATGTCCATTTTATGGATATTAATACCATCAATTAATCACCGAAGATATTGTGAACAACACATTAGCACGAATTGACGAATTCCAAGAATGCTTTTAGTTAATAAGCAATTTAGCAGCGTAGAGCTAAAAAACTTCTTCACTTACTTGTAGAGCACGGTCCACATAAGTTGAATGTGGCACACTGCAGCACTTACAGCAGCAAATGAACAGGTACTTGAGCCTTAAGTCTTCTTGTCTCATCTCCTATAGAAATCAATAATTCAATGCAAAGGAAAATCAATCTAGAGAATCAATGTTTTAATCCCAGAGATAATGCGACAAAAACACTATGAACATCGAAATCCAAAACATGTGAGTAGAGAAACTCGAAAATGCATATAACCTTAGGCTGCAACAGATCCGTGTATGCAATTGTCACCTCTTCCCCTCTCTCAATAGCCTTTATACTTCTAACTATTACTCTTGGTCCATACCCCACTCCTCCTACATTACAAATAAACTGAAATTCACATCTCCACTCAACACAGACCCGTAATTTTTACTATTAAGTTGATTCACAAACTAAGTCCAGACCTCTTAATCAAATTGATACTACATGACGCATAAAAGTAAAAGCCTTAAGTCACCTCCTAATGTTACACCATCTTCCATTACATTGCCACATCCATTATCAGTAACAGCAGGAGAAATCCTCAAACACGTGCAATATTTCTCTCCTGACGCCGCCGTAAATCGGTAATAAGCATTGGGAGAAC
Encoded here:
- the LOC140837314 gene encoding protein SET DOMAIN GROUP 41-like gives rise to the protein MEMRAVEDIAMGGDLTPPMPPLAFALHESALNSHCSACFYPLPATPFPPLLGDLPRKPAHVLNERPAVLYCSSRCSSLDSPLHFSSAEAQLLYLFLHLPLAAWSGSSDLRLSLRLLHTFQKFNIFPRKGGFFPFDRRMEIGEKKDDPLEENKNFEVPDENLENEAEQCGVMEISGHKDGLFERIAGLMTNRERLIFREVKNDPFPESGAESMMERIREGTKAIAAAIMMCAGEQMCVKSPHEYAVEEMVLCLVLTNAVEVQDRRGNSIGIAVYGTPFSWINHSCSPNAYYRFTAASGEKYCTCLRISPAVTDNGCGNVMEDGVTLGGGVGYGPRVIVRSIKAIERGEEVTIAYTDLLQPKEMRQEDLRLKYLFICCCKCCSVPHSTYVDRALQMVSSTNLYSTNMISDHELYKDEEIKKLSEAFDEAILDYLSFSDPKLCCEKLEILLMYGLKEEENLKRKEEKLHRKPKLHLFHHLSIKAYTTLVSAYKFRANDLLSVDSNTYEQELQAFGMFKTSAAYSLLLTGVLHHLFMFESSLVASVANFWTAAGESLQSLSGLSWWDSSLKSEPVKLDVPPLLSMKCIDCSLSGIFEPNSKNGQDQTIWFQETKMLLLNCIANLTSSV